One genomic region from Conexibacter woesei DSM 14684 encodes:
- a CDS encoding agmatine deiminase family protein, translating into MPSTPREDGLRMPAEWARHERTLIAWPARAATWRDTSIEAAREVHAQVVAAVAAFEPVTLVVDPAHAADARRRVPTANVELLELPIDDSWLRDNGPIMLVGEDGADRAAVDFGFNAWGGKFAPYDRDAAAAAGMIAHLGLHRYEAPLILEGGSIAVDGDGTLVTTEQCLLNPNRNPALTPQQIEERLRSYLGAERIVWLGSGLVEDHDTDGHVDNICVFLAPGRALLQTVADAEDPNRGNAEENARRLRAAGIEVVPFELLPRTRRDDGDAIAIPYTNLYLCNDAAIVPLSQLDPELDEEALRRLRELMPDREVVGVPGRVLALGGGGVHCITQQVPLAA; encoded by the coding sequence ATGCCGAGCACTCCGCGTGAGGACGGGCTGCGGATGCCCGCCGAATGGGCGCGGCACGAGCGCACGCTGATCGCCTGGCCGGCTCGTGCCGCGACGTGGAGGGACACGTCCATCGAGGCGGCGCGGGAGGTCCACGCGCAGGTCGTCGCGGCGGTCGCGGCGTTCGAGCCGGTCACGCTCGTCGTCGACCCCGCTCACGCCGCCGACGCCCGCCGCCGCGTCCCGACCGCCAACGTCGAGCTGCTGGAGCTGCCGATCGACGACTCGTGGCTGCGCGACAACGGGCCGATCATGCTGGTCGGCGAGGACGGTGCCGACCGCGCGGCGGTCGACTTCGGCTTCAACGCCTGGGGCGGGAAGTTCGCGCCGTACGATCGCGACGCCGCCGCGGCCGCCGGCATGATCGCCCACCTCGGGCTGCACCGCTACGAGGCGCCGCTGATCCTCGAAGGCGGCTCGATCGCCGTCGACGGCGACGGCACGCTCGTGACGACCGAGCAGTGCCTGCTGAACCCGAACCGCAACCCCGCGCTCACGCCGCAGCAGATCGAAGAGCGGCTGCGCTCCTACCTCGGCGCCGAGCGGATCGTGTGGCTCGGCAGCGGGCTCGTCGAGGATCACGACACCGACGGCCACGTCGACAACATCTGCGTGTTCCTCGCGCCCGGCCGCGCGCTGCTGCAGACGGTCGCCGACGCCGAGGACCCCAATCGCGGCAACGCCGAGGAGAACGCGCGCCGGTTGCGGGCGGCGGGGATCGAGGTCGTCCCGTTCGAGCTGCTGCCGCGCACGCGCCGCGACGACGGCGACGCGATCGCGATCCCGTACACGAACCTCTACCTCTGCAACGACGCCGCGATCGTGCCGCTCTCGCAGCTCGACCCCGAGCTGGACGAGGAGGCCCTGCGCCGCCTGCGCGAGCTGATGCCGGACCGCGAGGTCGTCGGCGTGCCCGGCCGGGTGCTCGCGCTCGGCGGCGGCGGCGTCCACTGCATCACCCAACAGGTCCCGCTGGCCGCATGA
- a CDS encoding methyl-accepting chemotaxis protein, protein MKFTVRTKLLGGFLVVVALMLVVGVVAIRKLSTINDVTNQLGDNGVPSLEAVGEINGRINAFRKDQLRFVTEADAAARRGLAADVVAGQQLIERELVTLRRLATNAEDLGITDGFEGAWDSYVEATAGFERMLGVRGVELLAGPTGKQAFDRAEEALAAVQRYQSGLSDEQQKAGNDTVASTRSLIIALLVVATIVAILIAMLLSRQIASGLRQMLTAARGIALGDVEQEVNVRSRDEIGETAEAFRAMIAYLDETAVAARKIAAGDLAVDVQPKSERDALGHAFSDMSAQLRAALGDRSCLEALTERMESLSQHDLTALETALATVARGDLTVDAPMVTTRIEAEDGLAAGRLAEIFNAMLEQLERSVSGYDGMRAKVGEMLKQIATETQAVAAASQQMATTSEESGRAVGEIASAVGEVAAGAERQVRTVGEARELTEEVVIATRSSSQNAEETARAAEQARTVAEQGAGAISLATDAMEAVQASSADVTGAIRALGEKSGQIGGIVDTITGIAEQTNLLALNAAIEAARAGEQGRGFAVVAEEVRKLAEESQEAASSIAGLIAEIQTETGRAVEVVESGAKRTHEGVSTVEQARASFLQIGASVEDMTGRVEQIATAAGEITLRAQRMEENMAEVASVAEQSSASTEQVSASTQQTSASTQEIAASAQELAKTAEELERLVGQFTL, encoded by the coding sequence ATGAAGTTCACCGTTCGGACGAAGCTGCTCGGCGGCTTCCTCGTCGTCGTGGCCCTGATGCTCGTCGTAGGCGTCGTCGCGATCAGAAAGCTGAGCACGATCAACGACGTCACCAACCAGCTCGGCGACAACGGCGTCCCCAGCCTTGAGGCGGTCGGCGAGATCAACGGCAGAATCAACGCGTTCCGCAAGGACCAGCTGCGTTTTGTGACGGAGGCCGACGCGGCCGCGCGCAGGGGCCTGGCCGCCGACGTCGTCGCCGGTCAACAGCTGATCGAGAGAGAGCTCGTGACGCTGAGAAGGCTCGCGACCAACGCCGAGGACCTCGGCATCACCGACGGGTTCGAGGGAGCGTGGGACAGCTACGTCGAGGCGACCGCCGGGTTCGAGCGGATGCTCGGCGTCAGAGGCGTCGAGCTGCTGGCCGGGCCGACGGGCAAGCAGGCGTTCGACAGAGCCGAGGAGGCGCTCGCCGCCGTCCAGAGATACCAGAGTGGCCTCTCCGACGAGCAGCAGAAGGCCGGCAACGACACGGTCGCCAGCACCCGCTCGCTGATCATCGCGCTGCTGGTCGTCGCGACGATCGTCGCGATCCTGATCGCGATGCTGCTGTCACGGCAGATCGCGAGCGGGCTGCGGCAGATGCTGACCGCCGCGCGCGGGATCGCGCTCGGCGACGTCGAGCAGGAGGTGAACGTCAGATCGCGCGACGAGATCGGCGAGACCGCCGAGGCGTTCAGAGCGATGATCGCCTACCTCGACGAGACCGCCGTCGCGGCGCGCAAGATCGCCGCCGGCGACCTCGCGGTCGACGTCCAGCCGAAGTCCGAGCGCGACGCGCTCGGGCACGCCTTCTCCGACATGAGCGCGCAGCTGCGTGCGGCGCTCGGCGACAGATCGTGCTTGGAGGCCCTGACCGAGCGGATGGAGTCGCTCAGCCAGCACGACCTGACCGCGCTGGAGACGGCGCTCGCGACCGTCGCCCGCGGCGACCTGACGGTCGACGCGCCGATGGTGACGACGCGGATAGAGGCGGAGGACGGGCTCGCCGCCGGCCGCCTGGCGGAGATCTTCAACGCGATGCTCGAGCAGCTCGAGCGGTCGGTCTCCGGCTACGACGGGATGCGCGCGAAGGTCGGCGAGATGCTGAAGCAGATCGCGACCGAGACGCAGGCCGTCGCTGCCGCCTCGCAGCAGATGGCGACGACGTCGGAGGAGTCCGGCCGCGCGGTCGGCGAGATCGCCAGCGCGGTCGGCGAGGTCGCGGCCGGCGCCGAGCGTCAGGTGCGAACCGTCGGCGAGGCGCGCGAGCTGACCGAGGAGGTCGTGATCGCGACGCGCTCCTCCAGCCAGAACGCCGAGGAGACGGCGCGTGCGGCCGAGCAGGCGCGCACGGTCGCCGAGCAGGGCGCCGGCGCGATCTCGCTCGCGACCGATGCGATGGAGGCCGTGCAGGCGTCCTCCGCGGACGTCACCGGCGCGATCCGCGCGCTCGGCGAGAAGTCGGGCCAGATCGGCGGCATCGTCGACACGATCACCGGGATCGCGGAGCAGACGAACCTGCTGGCGCTGAACGCCGCGATCGAGGCGGCGCGCGCCGGCGAGCAGGGGCGCGGCTTCGCGGTCGTCGCGGAGGAGGTCCGCAAGCTGGCCGAGGAGTCGCAGGAGGCGGCCTCCTCGATCGCCGGGCTGATCGCGGAGATCCAGACCGAGACGGGCCGCGCGGTCGAGGTCGTCGAGAGCGGCGCGAAGCGCACCCACGAGGGCGTCTCGACGGTCGAGCAGGCGCGTGCGTCGTTCCTGCAGATCGGTGCGTCGGTCGAGGACATGACCGGCCGCGTCGAGCAGATCGCCACCGCGGCCGGCGAGATCACCCTCCGCGCCCAGCGGATGGAGGAGAACATGGCCGAGGTCGCCTCGGTCGCCGAGCAGTCCTCGGCGTCGACCGAGCAGGTCTCGGCCTCGACGCAGCAGACGTCCGCCTCGACGCAGGAGATCGCCGCGAGCGCGCAGGAGCTGGCGAAGACGGCCGAGGAGCTGGAGCGGCTCGTCGGCCAGTTCACGTTGTAG
- a CDS encoding acyl-CoA dehydrogenase family protein yields the protein MAVAIDKTDEQKAICEMVRQFADEQILPNAEHYDHADEFPEPIVEQMKELGLFGVTIPEEYGGMGLDLTTYAMIVEELSRGWISISGVINTHFIGSYLLMKFGNDEQKQKYLPRMATGEIRAAFSLSEPELGSDVAAIKTAAKKLDDGAYEINGQKMWVTNGLRSDLVFVLVKTDPNAEKAHRGMTCFIAEKEGGVAENTGDFRGLIVPPQLKKMGYKGVESTELVFDGYRCPAENILGGEAAGLNKGFAQMMDALELGRVNVAARGVGIAQRALELALRYSQERKTFGKPIAQHQAIQFKLADMATQVDAARLLTNRAARMKDAGERSDIEAGMAKLFASEAGRFCVEESFRIHGGYGYSKEYEIERLYRDAPLLLIGEGTSEIQRMVIGKKLLERHKI from the coding sequence ATGGCCGTAGCGATCGACAAGACCGACGAGCAGAAGGCGATCTGCGAGATGGTGCGGCAGTTCGCCGACGAGCAGATCCTCCCGAACGCCGAGCACTACGACCACGCGGACGAGTTCCCGGAGCCGATAGTCGAGCAGATGAAGGAGCTCGGCCTGTTCGGCGTCACGATCCCCGAGGAGTACGGCGGGATGGGGCTCGACCTGACGACCTACGCGATGATCGTCGAGGAGCTGTCGCGCGGCTGGATCTCGATCTCGGGCGTGATCAACACGCACTTCATCGGGTCCTACCTGCTGATGAAGTTCGGCAACGACGAGCAGAAGCAGAAGTACCTGCCGCGGATGGCGACCGGCGAGATCCGGGCGGCGTTCTCGCTCTCCGAGCCGGAGCTGGGCTCCGACGTGGCGGCGATCAAGACGGCGGCGAAGAAGCTCGACGACGGCGCCTACGAGATCAACGGCCAGAAGATGTGGGTCACCAACGGCCTGCGCTCCGACCTCGTCTTCGTGCTCGTCAAGACCGACCCGAATGCCGAGAAGGCGCACCGCGGGATGACCTGCTTCATCGCCGAGAAGGAAGGCGGCGTCGCGGAGAACACGGGCGACTTCAGAGGGCTGATCGTCCCGCCGCAGCTGAAGAAGATGGGCTACAAGGGCGTCGAGTCGACCGAGCTGGTCTTCGACGGCTACCGCTGCCCGGCGGAGAACATCCTCGGCGGCGAGGCGGCCGGCCTCAACAAGGGCTTCGCGCAGATGATGGACGCGCTCGAGCTCGGCCGCGTCAACGTCGCCGCGCGCGGCGTCGGGATCGCGCAGCGCGCGCTCGAGCTGGCGCTGCGCTACTCGCAGGAGCGCAAGACGTTCGGCAAGCCGATCGCCCAGCACCAGGCGATCCAGTTCAAGCTCGCCGACATGGCGACGCAGGTCGACGCGGCGCGGCTGCTGACCAACCGCGCCGCTCGGATGAAGGACGCCGGCGAGCGCTCCGACATCGAGGCCGGCATGGCGAAGCTGTTCGCCTCCGAGGCGGGCCGCTTCTGCGTCGAGGAGTCGTTCCGCATCCACGGCGGCTACGGCTACTCGAAGGAGTACGAGATCGAGCGCCTCTACCGCGACGCGCCGCTGCTGCTGATCGGCGAGGGAACGTCGGAGATCCAGCGCATGGTGATCGGCAAGAAGCTGCTGGAGCGGCACAAGATCTAA
- a CDS encoding acyl-CoA synthetase, whose amino-acid sequence MNFSRDVVDAADPARLALVELARDGSRREWRMGEVADRSARLAGTLARHGVGRGDTVMTLIGNRSEWVFAMVACFRLGAVVLPCTEQLRAKDLRLRLDAARPRVVVCDERNAGELSAALAAGVGGAPPGDGGRAAASDGTSGAAGDGPPLVLTIPDDALFAGEPAAAVELAPDDPCLITFTSGTAGEPKGVLHAQRYLTGQHVQATHWLDARPGDLVWCTAASGWSKSARNVFIAPWIRGAAALLHDARFDPHERLELLARERVNVLCMAPTEYRVIAKRADPAPLPGLRGLVAAGEALNPEVLRVWQEATGVGIRDGYGQTETGQLTGAPLGEPLRPGSMGRALPGVSLRIDDGELVADPATVPTFFLGYLGSAADRAAAGGVWRTGDRVRQDDDGFLFFEGRTDDVIISAGYRIGPFEVESALVAHPAVAEAAVVAAPDDERGAIVRAVVVLRDGRVPSDALARELQDHVKHETAPYKYPRRIDFAAELPKTSSGKVRRALLREQG is encoded by the coding sequence ATGAACTTCTCACGCGACGTCGTCGACGCAGCCGATCCGGCCCGCCTCGCACTCGTCGAGCTGGCCCGCGACGGCAGCCGCCGCGAGTGGCGGATGGGCGAGGTCGCCGACCGCTCCGCACGCCTCGCCGGCACACTCGCGCGCCACGGCGTCGGCCGCGGCGACACGGTCATGACGCTGATCGGCAACAGATCCGAATGGGTCTTCGCGATGGTCGCGTGCTTCCGCCTCGGCGCGGTTGTGCTGCCATGCACCGAGCAGCTGCGCGCGAAGGACCTGCGGCTGCGGCTCGACGCGGCGCGGCCGCGCGTCGTGGTGTGCGACGAGCGCAACGCGGGCGAGCTGAGCGCGGCGCTCGCGGCGGGCGTGGGCGGCGCGCCGCCCGGCGACGGCGGCCGCGCGGCCGCGAGCGACGGCACGAGCGGCGCGGCCGGGGACGGTCCCCCACTCGTCCTGACGATCCCCGACGACGCGCTGTTCGCCGGCGAGCCGGCCGCCGCCGTCGAGCTGGCGCCGGACGACCCCTGCCTGATCACGTTCACGAGCGGGACCGCGGGCGAGCCGAAGGGCGTCCTGCACGCACAGCGATACCTGACCGGCCAGCACGTCCAGGCGACGCACTGGCTCGACGCGCGGCCCGGCGACCTCGTCTGGTGCACCGCCGCGAGCGGCTGGTCGAAGTCGGCGCGGAACGTCTTCATCGCGCCGTGGATCCGCGGCGCCGCGGCGCTGCTGCACGACGCCCGCTTCGATCCACACGAGCGGCTCGAGCTGCTGGCGCGCGAGCGCGTCAACGTGCTCTGCATGGCGCCGACCGAGTACCGCGTGATCGCCAAGCGCGCCGACCCCGCGCCGCTGCCGGGATTGCGCGGCCTCGTCGCCGCCGGCGAGGCGCTGAACCCCGAGGTGCTGCGCGTCTGGCAGGAGGCGACGGGCGTCGGGATCCGCGACGGCTACGGGCAGACGGAGACTGGCCAGCTGACGGGCGCGCCGCTCGGCGAGCCGCTGCGGCCCGGCTCGATGGGCCGCGCGCTGCCCGGCGTGTCGCTGCGGATCGACGACGGCGAGCTGGTCGCCGACCCGGCGACGGTCCCGACGTTCTTTCTGGGGTACCTCGGCAGCGCCGCCGACCGAGCGGCGGCGGGCGGGGTCTGGCGCACCGGCGACCGCGTGCGCCAGGACGACGACGGCTTCCTCTTCTTCGAGGGCCGCACCGACGACGTGATCATCTCCGCCGGCTACCGCATCGGCCCGTTCGAGGTCGAGTCCGCGCTCGTCGCGCACCCGGCGGTCGCGGAGGCGGCGGTCGTCGCCGCACCCGACGACGAGCGCGGCGCGATCGTCCGCGCCGTCGTCGTCCTGCGCGACGGCCGCGTCCCGTCCGACGCGCTCGCGCGCGAGCTGCAGGACCACGTCAAGCACGAGACCGCGCCGTACAAGTACCCGCGCCGGATCGACTTCGCCGCCGAGCTGCCGAAGACGTCGAGCGGGAAGGTCCGCCGCGCGCTGCTGCGCGAGCAGGGCTGA
- a CDS encoding GMC family oxidoreductase codes for MEERAGRFDYDWLVVGSGFGGSVSALRLAEKGYRVGVLECGRRFRDDEIPRSTWDLRRYFWMPRLGMRGMMRITTFKDVAVVSGSGVGGGSLGYANTLYVPPRAFFVDPQWGALNDWESALAPHYAEAQRMLGVVVHGDDDPADDLLRQLGEELGVGETYRKTPVGVYFGRPGVTVPDPYFGGDGPARTGCTHCGRCMVGCPVGAKNTLVKNYLWFAERRGAQITPDRTVIDVRPLGAADGSDGYAITHVPSGSWLEQDKVTVTARGVVVAAGALGTNRLLQRCRMKGSLPKLSRRLGELVRTNSEAILAVTVPKDYADDLTQRIAITGSIYPDPNTHIETVTYGKAGGAMSFMYTLLVGDGTRVTRPLKLLGAALRNPGRFVKLLWPGGWSRRTIIVLVMQTLDNAIALRPRRALIGGGVRLQTEQDSARPNPTFIPIANQTAEWLAEKTGGVAQSSIMEAVNIPSTAHILGGAAIGATPQDGVVDARQRVYGYENLLVCDGAAVPANVGVNPSLTITAMAEHAMSHIPPASATPAPPEPVAAPA; via the coding sequence ATGGAGGAGAGAGCAGGACGCTTCGACTACGACTGGCTCGTCGTCGGATCGGGGTTCGGCGGCAGCGTCTCCGCGCTGCGACTGGCGGAGAAGGGCTACCGCGTCGGCGTGCTCGAATGCGGCCGCCGCTTCCGCGACGACGAGATCCCGAGATCGACGTGGGATCTGCGGCGCTACTTCTGGATGCCGCGGCTCGGGATGCGCGGGATGATGCGGATCACGACCTTCAAGGACGTCGCCGTCGTCAGCGGCAGCGGCGTCGGCGGCGGCTCGCTCGGCTACGCCAACACGCTCTACGTGCCGCCGAGAGCGTTCTTCGTCGACCCGCAGTGGGGCGCGCTGAACGACTGGGAGTCGGCGCTCGCGCCGCACTACGCCGAGGCGCAGCGGATGCTCGGCGTCGTCGTCCACGGCGACGACGACCCGGCCGACGACCTGCTGCGCCAGCTCGGCGAGGAGCTGGGCGTCGGCGAGACGTACAGAAAGACGCCTGTCGGCGTCTACTTCGGCAGACCCGGCGTGACCGTCCCGGACCCGTACTTCGGCGGCGACGGACCGGCGCGCACCGGCTGCACCCACTGCGGCCGCTGCATGGTCGGCTGTCCGGTCGGGGCGAAGAACACGCTCGTGAAGAACTACCTCTGGTTCGCGGAGAGACGCGGCGCGCAGATCACGCCCGACCGCACGGTGATCGATGTGCGCCCGCTCGGCGCCGCCGACGGCAGCGACGGCTACGCGATCACCCATGTCCCGTCCGGCTCCTGGCTCGAGCAGGACAAGGTGACGGTGACCGCGCGCGGCGTCGTCGTCGCGGCCGGCGCGCTCGGCACCAACAGACTGCTCCAGCGCTGCCGCATGAAGGGCTCGCTGCCGAAGCTCTCGCGTCGGCTCGGCGAGCTGGTCCGCACCAACAGCGAGGCGATCCTCGCGGTGACGGTGCCGAAGGACTACGCCGACGACCTGACGCAGCGGATCGCGATCACCGGCTCGATCTACCCGGACCCGAACACGCACATCGAGACGGTTACGTACGGCAAGGCCGGCGGCGCGATGTCGTTCATGTACACCCTGCTCGTCGGCGACGGCACGCGCGTGACGCGCCCGCTGAAGCTGCTCGGCGCGGCGCTGCGCAATCCCGGCAGATTCGTGAAGCTGCTGTGGCCCGGCGGCTGGTCGCGCCGCACGATCATCGTGCTCGTGATGCAGACGCTCGACAACGCGATCGCGCTGCGCCCGAGACGGGCGCTGATCGGCGGCGGAGTGCGGCTGCAGACCGAGCAGGACAGCGCCAGACCGAACCCGACGTTCATCCCGATCGCGAACCAGACGGCCGAGTGGCTGGCGGAGAAGACGGGCGGCGTCGCGCAGTCGTCGATCATGGAGGCGGTCAACATCCCGTCGACCGCGCACATCCTCGGCGGCGCCGCGATCGGTGCGACGCCGCAGGACGGCGTCGTCGACGCCCGCCAGCGCGTCTACGGCTACGAGAACCTGCTCGTCTGCGACGGCGCGGCGGTGCCCGCCAACGTCGGCGTCAACCCGAGCCTCACGATCACCGCGATGGCCGAGCACGCGATGAGCCACATCCCGCCGGCCTCCGCCACGCCGGCTCCGCCCGAGCCGGTCGCCGCCCCCGCCTGA
- a CDS encoding gamma-glutamyl-gamma-aminobutyrate hydrolase family protein, which produces MSARPVIGICTPLERARWSVWDLEAALLPTNYLDAVRRARGMALLLAPDPALTANPDEALDLLDGLMLAGGADIDPSLYGAERHAETVETYPERDAFELALTRRALERELPLLGICRGMQLLNVAAGGTLRQHLPEEFGHHEHRKAIGTFDGADHDVELAAGSLAERAAGESRHATKSHHHQGVGRVGDGLVVSGWSSFDELPEAIELPEREFVLGVQWHPEADERSRLIGAFVEQARAHRVARDAADAAQAGAAPARAT; this is translated from the coding sequence ATGAGCGCCCGCCCCGTGATCGGCATCTGCACCCCGCTGGAGCGCGCGCGCTGGAGCGTCTGGGACCTGGAGGCGGCACTGCTGCCGACCAACTACCTCGACGCCGTCCGCCGCGCCCGCGGGATGGCGCTGCTGCTCGCGCCCGACCCCGCCCTGACCGCGAACCCCGACGAGGCGCTCGACCTGCTCGACGGCCTGATGCTGGCCGGCGGCGCCGACATCGACCCGAGCCTCTACGGCGCCGAGCGCCACGCCGAGACGGTCGAGACCTACCCCGAGCGCGACGCGTTCGAGCTGGCGCTGACGCGCCGCGCGCTGGAGCGCGAGCTGCCGCTCCTCGGCATCTGCCGCGGGATGCAGCTGCTCAACGTCGCGGCCGGCGGCACGCTGCGCCAGCACCTGCCCGAGGAGTTCGGCCACCACGAGCACCGCAAGGCGATCGGCACCTTCGACGGCGCCGACCACGACGTCGAGCTGGCCGCCGGCTCGCTCGCCGAACGCGCCGCCGGCGAGTCGCGGCACGCGACCAAGTCGCACCACCACCAGGGCGTCGGCCGCGTCGGCGACGGGCTCGTCGTCAGCGGCTGGTCGAGCTTCGACGAACTGCCCGAGGCGATCGAGTTGCCCGAGCGCGAGTTCGTGCTCGGCGTCCAGTGGCACCCGGAGGCCGACGAGCGCAGCCGCCTGATCGGCGCGTTCGTCGAGCAGGCGCGGGCGCACCGCGTGGCGCGCGACGCCGCCGACGCCGCTCAGGCGGGCGCCGCGCCGGCGCGCGCGACGTAG
- a CDS encoding DICT sensory domain-containing protein yields MRSTLSIGDVADQTGVGEGTLRMWEQRYGFPAPERTGSGARRYSARDVELIRQVAEDRARGLAMRAAIARARRPSGSDVSVFASMRRSVPGLVPQRLPKWSLTAISRAIEDESLAAAERPVVLAAFQRERFYRQVERRWEELSRTARLAVVLADFQAADMPLLRPIEVPIAPDAPLVREWALVIDAPGCAACLAAWEVPDQPAAPRDRERVFEAVWSVEPETVREAARVLLGTAVANGPELLGNAERLLDDVPPAQGDAVRQLNALTNRMVAYVARAGAAPA; encoded by the coding sequence ATGCGTAGCACGCTGTCGATCGGCGACGTCGCGGACCAGACCGGCGTTGGGGAGGGGACGCTGCGGATGTGGGAGCAGCGCTACGGCTTCCCCGCGCCCGAGCGGACCGGCTCCGGCGCGCGCCGCTACAGCGCGCGCGACGTCGAGCTGATCCGGCAGGTCGCGGAGGATCGCGCCCGCGGGCTCGCGATGCGCGCCGCGATCGCGCGGGCGCGGCGGCCGTCAGGCTCGGACGTGTCGGTCTTCGCGAGCATGCGGCGGTCGGTCCCCGGCCTCGTGCCGCAGCGGCTGCCGAAGTGGAGCCTGACGGCGATCAGCCGCGCGATCGAGGACGAGTCGCTGGCGGCGGCCGAGCGGCCGGTCGTGCTCGCCGCGTTCCAGCGCGAGCGCTTCTACCGCCAGGTCGAGCGGCGCTGGGAGGAGCTGTCGCGCACGGCACGGCTCGCCGTCGTGCTGGCCGACTTCCAAGCCGCCGACATGCCGCTGCTGCGGCCGATCGAGGTGCCGATCGCGCCCGACGCGCCGCTCGTGCGCGAGTGGGCGCTGGTCATCGACGCGCCTGGCTGCGCCGCCTGCCTTGCGGCGTGGGAGGTGCCCGACCAGCCGGCGGCGCCGCGCGATCGCGAACGCGTCTTCGAGGCGGTCTGGTCGGTCGAGCCCGAGACGGTCCGCGAGGCGGCGCGCGTGCTGCTGGGCACCGCGGTCGCGAACGGGCCGGAGCTGCTGGGCAACGCGGAGCGATTGCTCGACGACGTGCCGCCGGCACAGGGCGACGCCGTCCGCCAGCTGAACGCGCTGACGAACCGGATGGTCGCCTACGTCGCGCGCGCCGGCGCGGCGCCCGCCTGA
- a CDS encoding sigma-70 family RNA polymerase sigma factor gives MWDPREFSETYSRLAPLAVRAAERVLHDRAAAEDVAQDVFATLWERPGTYDPARGSLAHYVAMVARSRALDRWRSRQASDAATERLGHDVALGTLCGPGQTSGDVDDAIVRRARVAASIGALRQAPLEQREAVLLAYGAGLSAREVARVTAVPVGTAKSRIRLGLIRTRCVLGLGEAA, from the coding sequence ATGTGGGACCCGCGGGAGTTCTCCGAGACGTACAGCCGGCTGGCTCCGCTCGCCGTGCGGGCGGCCGAGCGGGTACTGCACGACCGCGCCGCCGCCGAGGACGTCGCGCAGGACGTCTTCGCGACGCTGTGGGAGCGGCCCGGCACCTACGACCCCGCGCGCGGGTCGCTCGCCCACTACGTCGCGATGGTCGCGCGCAGCCGCGCGCTCGACCGCTGGCGCTCGCGCCAGGCGTCGGACGCCGCGACCGAGCGGCTCGGCCACGACGTCGCGCTCGGCACCCTCTGCGGGCCGGGTCAGACGTCCGGCGACGTCGACGACGCGATCGTCCGCAGAGCGCGCGTCGCCGCCTCGATCGGCGCCTTGCGGCAGGCGCCGCTGGAGCAGCGCGAGGCGGTCCTGCTGGCCTACGGCGCGGGGCTGTCGGCGAGAGAGGTCGCGCGCGTGACGGCGGTCCCGGTCGGCACCGCGAAGAGCCGCATCCGGCTCGGCCTGATCCGCACGCGCTGCGTGCTCGGCCTCGGCGAAGCGGCCTGA